One window of the Novosphingobium sp. KACC 22771 genome contains the following:
- a CDS encoding Rossmann-like and DUF2520 domain-containing protein: protein MTQAPRFDRIGILGTGRVARALALGLAPWSARPLMIWGRSPDRARELGGDAVADMARLAQGCDVIALAVSDDALDGVAAQLAARWPENGAGFVFHVSGRSGLLPLEPLARRGARTAAIHPAMTFTGDAAAELRRMAGARFAVTAGHGDAAATAHRLVAALGGVAVDVADAQRPLYHAALCHAANHLVTLMAGSMAALERAGVADGAALLAPLVRAALENSLTMGFGALSGPLLRADSATIEDHLAAMARDCPDLLGAYCAMGSATLDRLEQGGKALQPAMRGLLDRGAPGMAAHDKVNGGKI from the coding sequence ATGACACAGGCACCGCGCTTTGACCGCATCGGCATTTTGGGCACAGGGCGCGTGGCGCGGGCGCTGGCGCTGGGGTTGGCGCCATGGTCGGCGCGGCCGCTGATGATCTGGGGCCGATCGCCCGATCGCGCGCGTGAACTGGGCGGCGACGCAGTGGCAGACATGGCCCGGTTGGCGCAAGGCTGCGATGTGATCGCTCTGGCCGTCTCGGACGACGCGCTCGACGGCGTGGCGGCGCAATTGGCCGCCAGGTGGCCGGAAAACGGCGCGGGTTTTGTCTTTCATGTCAGCGGGCGCTCGGGACTCTTGCCGCTCGAACCGCTGGCGCGACGCGGCGCGCGGACGGCGGCGATCCACCCGGCCATGACCTTTACCGGCGATGCAGCGGCCGAATTGCGCCGCATGGCGGGTGCGCGCTTTGCCGTCACCGCCGGGCATGGCGATGCGGCCGCCACGGCTCACCGGCTGGTGGCGGCTCTGGGCGGAGTGGCGGTCGATGTCGCCGACGCGCAGCGCCCCCTCTATCACGCCGCACTATGCCATGCGGCCAATCATCTGGTCACGCTGATGGCCGGATCCATGGCGGCGCTGGAGCGCGCAGGCGTTGCCGATGGAGCGGCGTTGTTGGCGCCGCTGGTGCGGGCCGCGCTGGAAAACAGCCTGACGATGGGGTTTGGCGCGCTCTCGGGTCCTTTGCTGCGCGCCGACAGCGCAACGATAGAAGACCATCTGGCGGCGATGGCGCGTGATTGTCCCGACTTGCTGGGCGCCTATTGCGCGATGGGATCGGCCACGCTGGACCGACTGGAGCAGGGCGGCAAGGCATTACAGCCCGCCATGCGCGGCCTGCTGGACAGAGGCGCGCCCGGAATGGCAGCGCATGACAAAGTAAATGGCGGAAAAATATAA
- a CDS encoding TonB-dependent receptor gives MILMRLMGCSALALAVAGFAGAGHAAETPAAAAADPAAIRVIGHPDPEGLLPEQSAPKAISAISADFIIKQAPTLNAFQLVNLLPGANVSSSDPYGLSTSSSLTMRGLGQDEIGVLMEGAPQNDIGYYYAYPSQFADAENVRQVALAQGSVDLDSPVLGTAGGLLSLSLDDPAKKRGALVDFSLGSYKERRGFVRFDTGLIGNSGVRAFISYSNNRANNWRGAGYDLRNHIDAKLLKEWGEGNRASLAVSFNSAKTSAYPGPSLADWQTYGRGYNFAKDYTTGDTSYWRFYRAPFRNIYLSAPVHLRLNDRLSLDTTTYLQWGYGNSPYGTQLATTGNYLGTEALSQPINLPGADTNGVATVLGNWTGNQFRGGNVTKLVFQAGAHRLTAGVWFDYGNDRVIQSYTPVGADGRVADEWGYQDRAIRTADGRLLAYENARTLTVSKAFFVADSIAITDRLTADVGFKGVDVLHSGRNFLPGPQSGVHFDSFAALPRAALHFRLDDRQQLFANITTNFRAPNEYTLYNTYDYGEISTQGTTALKNEYSVSQELGYRYIGPNLSFSLTGFHYHFRNRQLSTVIDSGGALVYSTINAGSQTSYGIDGEIDWRPAKGVSLYVSGEYLKTRIDNDMAVGNDWLPTRGKQAVSSPSFQFGVGSTYDDGRLFGSTALKYVNRQYSTFMNDESIPAYATLDLSVGLHLAPWLDGKRTDLRVNAINITNPRVLSGVQSVTLNAQDTIGRGGTVISGAAPAYYIGSGRAFVVTLARAF, from the coding sequence ATGATCCTTATGCGTTTGATGGGTTGCAGCGCGCTGGCGCTGGCCGTGGCCGGATTTGCGGGGGCGGGCCATGCCGCCGAAACGCCCGCTGCTGCTGCTGCCGATCCCGCCGCCATCCGGGTTATCGGCCATCCCGACCCCGAAGGTCTGCTGCCGGAACAGAGCGCGCCCAAGGCAATCAGCGCGATTTCCGCCGATTTCATCATCAAGCAGGCCCCTACGCTCAACGCTTTTCAACTGGTCAACCTGCTGCCCGGCGCGAATGTCTCCTCCAGCGATCCCTACGGCCTTTCGACCAGTTCGAGCCTGACCATGCGCGGGCTGGGCCAGGATGAGATCGGCGTGCTGATGGAAGGCGCGCCGCAGAATGACATCGGTTATTACTATGCCTATCCCTCGCAATTTGCCGATGCGGAAAATGTGCGGCAGGTGGCACTGGCGCAGGGGTCGGTCGATCTGGATTCGCCGGTGCTCGGCACGGCGGGCGGGCTGCTCTCGCTCAGCCTCGATGATCCGGCCAAAAAGCGCGGGGCTCTGGTCGATTTCTCGCTCGGCTCCTATAAGGAAAGGCGCGGCTTTGTCCGCTTTGACACCGGGCTGATCGGCAACAGCGGGGTGCGGGCCTTCATCTCCTATTCGAACAACCGGGCCAACAACTGGCGCGGGGCGGGCTATGATCTGCGCAACCATATCGACGCCAAACTGCTCAAGGAATGGGGCGAGGGCAATCGCGCAAGCCTTGCCGTCTCGTTCAATTCGGCCAAGACCTCGGCCTATCCCGGCCCCTCGCTGGCCGATTGGCAGACCTATGGGCGCGGCTATAATTTCGCGAAGGATTATACGACCGGCGACACCAGTTACTGGCGTTTCTATCGCGCGCCGTTCCGCAACATCTATCTCTCCGCCCCGGTTCATCTGCGTCTCAATGACCGGCTCAGCCTCGACACGACCACCTATCTGCAATGGGGCTATGGCAATTCGCCCTATGGTACGCAGTTGGCCACCACGGGCAATTACCTCGGCACCGAGGCGTTGTCCCAGCCGATCAATCTGCCCGGCGCGGATACCAATGGCGTGGCCACGGTGCTGGGCAATTGGACCGGCAACCAGTTTCGCGGCGGCAATGTGACCAAGCTGGTGTTTCAGGCAGGCGCACACCGGCTGACCGCCGGGGTGTGGTTCGACTATGGCAATGACCGCGTGATCCAGTCCTATACTCCGGTGGGCGCCGATGGGCGGGTGGCCGACGAATGGGGCTATCAGGACCGCGCCATCCGCACTGCCGATGGCCGATTGCTGGCTTATGAAAATGCGCGCACGCTCACTGTTTCCAAGGCCTTCTTTGTGGCCGACAGCATCGCCATCACCGACCGCCTGACCGCCGATGTGGGTTTCAAGGGCGTCGATGTGCTGCACAGCGGGCGCAATTTCCTGCCCGGCCCGCAATCGGGGGTGCATTTTGACAGCTTTGCCGCATTGCCCCGCGCCGCGCTGCATTTCCGGTTGGATGATCGCCAGCAATTGTTCGCCAACATCACCACCAATTTCCGCGCGCCCAACGAATATACGCTCTACAACACCTATGACTATGGCGAGATCAGCACGCAGGGCACGACCGCGCTGAAGAATGAATATTCGGTGTCGCAGGAACTGGGCTATCGTTACATCGGCCCCAACCTGTCCTTCTCGCTGACGGGTTTCCATTATCATTTCCGCAACCGCCAATTGTCCACCGTTATCGACAGCGGCGGCGCGCTGGTCTATTCCACGATCAACGCGGGCAGCCAGACTTCCTATGGCATCGACGGCGAAATCGACTGGCGCCCGGCCAAGGGGGTGAGCCTCTATGTGTCGGGCGAATATCTGAAGACGCGGATCGACAATGACATGGCGGTGGGCAATGACTGGCTGCCGACGCGGGGCAAGCAGGCGGTGTCGAGCCCGAGCTTCCAGTTCGGCGTGGGCAGCACCTATGACGACGGGCGCCTGTTCGGCAGCACCGCGCTGAAATATGTGAACCGCCAATATTCGACCTTCATGAATGACGAGAGCATCCCGGCCTATGCCACGCTTGACCTGTCGGTCGGCCTGCATCTGGCCCCGTGGCTTGATGGCAAGCGCACCGATCTGCGCGTCAATGCGATCAACATTACCAACCCGCGCGTGCTCTCGGGCGTGCAGAGCGTGACGTTGAACGCGCAGGACACGATCGGGCGCGGCGGCACGGTGATCTCGGGCGCGGCGCCTGCCTATTACATCGGCAGCGGGCGCGCCTTTGTGGTAACGCTGGCGCGCGCTTTCTGA
- the pnuC gene encoding nicotinamide riboside transporter PnuC — MSPLEIIAVAVSFLGIWLTARRAMLCWPVNLLACALYFKLFLDVRLYADMALQVMFGLAIAYGWAAWGRGRRDEGRVTVRPLPAREAAAGLLAGALGAVAIGWFTSHYTDAALPWMDAALSSFSLVAQYWTARRQAANWLLWIAVDVLYVGMFAFKALWLTAGLYGAMVVLAVLGYRRWQREREV; from the coding sequence ATGTCGCCGCTCGAAATCATCGCGGTGGCGGTCAGCTTCCTTGGCATCTGGCTGACGGCGCGGCGCGCGATGCTGTGCTGGCCGGTCAACCTGTTGGCCTGCGCGCTCTATTTCAAGCTTTTCCTCGATGTGCGCCTCTATGCCGACATGGCGCTTCAGGTCATGTTTGGGCTGGCCATTGCCTATGGCTGGGCGGCGTGGGGCCGGGGGCGGCGCGATGAGGGACGCGTGACCGTGCGGCCCTTGCCCGCGCGCGAGGCGGCGGCGGGACTGCTGGCGGGCGCGCTGGGCGCGGTGGCGATCGGTTGGTTCACCAGCCATTACACTGATGCCGCCCTGCCATGGATGGACGCCGCGCTCAGCAGCTTCAGTCTGGTCGCGCAATATTGGACCGCGCGGCGACAGGCGGCCAACTGGCTGCTGTGGATCGCGGTGGATGTGCTTTATGTCGGCATGTTTGCGTTCAAGGCGCTGTGGCTGACGGCGGGGCTGTATGGGGCAATGGTGGTGTTGGCGGTGCTGGGTTATCGCCGCTGGCAGCGGGAGCGAGAGGTGTGA
- a CDS encoding pyridoxal phosphate-dependent aminotransferase, with product MRIDRRSMLPVAAGGLLAPGLLAAAPSSAPTPQPEHSGDVKARLGVTENPFGPSPAARRAIIASVAQAPYYPHSEAALRQKIAAQEGLAQDQVTLSSGSLDALTLLTVAIAAGGRVLAPRPTYSTHLAYAARQGIETDWIDLRADHHIDLDAMMAAIGPQTRMVYLCNPNNPTGLRPDPDRLRAFCIAAARKLPVLVDEAYFELAPDPVRQSMGSLVREGHDVIVTRTFSKVYGLAGLRIAYTLAQNARIRQLNARITTSRNQAGLAAAQACLGDAAYLAGAIAYLKQCREMIYRICDANGLRHLKSDGTFVYIDCGMPAADLQARLAARSVEVRLFEGEAYRNWMRVGTATPDELAYFGKVLPAALGR from the coding sequence ATGCGTATTGACCGTCGCTCGATGTTGCCCGTTGCCGCCGGGGGCCTGTTGGCGCCCGGCCTGCTGGCCGCCGCCCCATCATCCGCGCCAACGCCCCAGCCCGAACACAGCGGCGATGTGAAAGCGCGCCTTGGCGTGACCGAAAACCCGTTTGGCCCCAGCCCGGCGGCGCGGCGGGCGATCATCGCCTCGGTCGCGCAGGCCCCCTATTATCCCCACAGCGAGGCGGCGCTGCGGCAAAAGATCGCGGCGCAGGAAGGGCTGGCACAGGATCAGGTCACGCTCTCAAGCGGTTCGCTCGATGCGCTCACACTGCTGACGGTGGCGATTGCGGCGGGCGGGCGCGTGCTTGCGCCCCGGCCCACCTATTCCACCCATCTGGCCTATGCCGCGCGGCAGGGGATCGAGACCGACTGGATAGACCTGCGCGCCGATCATCATATCGACCTTGACGCGATGATGGCCGCCATCGGACCGCAAACGCGGATGGTCTATCTGTGCAACCCCAACAATCCCACCGGCCTGCGCCCCGATCCAGACCGATTGCGCGCCTTTTGCATCGCGGCGGCGCGCAAGCTGCCGGTGCTGGTGGACGAAGCCTATTTCGAACTGGCGCCCGATCCGGTGCGGCAATCCATGGGCTCGCTGGTGCGCGAAGGCCACGATGTCATCGTCACGCGGACCTTTTCCAAGGTCTATGGTCTGGCGGGCCTGCGCATCGCCTATACGCTGGCCCAGAATGCGCGTATCCGGCAACTCAATGCCCGCATCACCACCTCGCGCAATCAGGCGGGACTGGCCGCCGCGCAGGCCTGCCTTGGCGACGCGGCCTATCTGGCGGGCGCGATTGCCTATCTCAAGCAATGCCGCGAGATGATCTATCGCATCTGCGATGCCAACGGGCTGCGCCATCTCAAATCCGACGGCACCTTTGTCTATATCGATTGCGGCATGCCCGCCGCCGATCTTCAGGCCCGTCTGGCCGCGCGCAGCGTTGAGGTGCGCCTGTTTGAGGGCGAGGCCTATCGCAACTGGATGCGCGTGGGTACAGCAACGCCTGATGAGCTGGCCTATTTCGGCAAGGTGTTGCCCGCCGCGCTGGGGCGGTAA
- a CDS encoding efflux transporter outer membrane subunit, giving the protein MRKARILAAMLPLLASGCSMAPPYSAPAVAPAPSAFKETGLWTPATPADAMPRGAWWRILPDPVLDALEQRIEKDSPRLAAALARYDQARALTRQARADLLPRVDANGRALTARAMSPATGGHYEYDDYALGGSATYEVDLWGRIRNQVSAASAEAQASEADLAGARLSLQAELAGNYIQLRKLDAQLDLLAQTRTAYAAAVDLTTKRFVGGAANEADVTRARTQFKSVQSEMAQRTADRALLEHAIAALVGEQPSLFSIAPVAIMPAPPKVPVSAPSLLLQRRPDVAAAERRVAAANAKIGVARAAFFPQVTLGASGGFETTAASLLSAGSSVWALGPAMAAMPIFDGGRRRAGVAYARAQFAEASANYRQATLNAFREVEDQMALVNRLAEASSEQSEAVVAAARTNQLANIQYREGAVDFLQVVTAQTAELQAREDQLALESRRLLAAIGLIRAMGGDWVTRP; this is encoded by the coding sequence ATGCGTAAGGCCCGCATTCTGGCGGCTATGCTGCCGCTGCTGGCCTCGGGCTGCTCGATGGCGCCGCCCTATTCGGCGCCCGCTGTCGCCCCTGCCCCTTCGGCTTTCAAGGAAACGGGTCTGTGGACCCCGGCCACCCCCGCCGACGCCATGCCGCGCGGGGCATGGTGGCGCATCCTGCCCGATCCGGTGCTGGATGCTCTGGAACAGCGGATCGAAAAGGACAGCCCCCGTCTGGCCGCCGCTCTCGCCCGCTATGATCAGGCTCGCGCGCTGACCCGTCAGGCGCGCGCCGATCTGCTGCCCCGCGTGGACGCCAATGGTCGCGCCCTCACCGCCCGCGCCATGTCTCCGGCGACAGGGGGGCATTACGAATATGACGATTATGCGTTGGGCGGATCGGCGACCTATGAGGTCGATCTGTGGGGCCGTATCCGCAATCAGGTGTCGGCCGCAAGCGCCGAAGCGCAGGCCAGCGAGGCCGACCTTGCCGGAGCGCGGCTTAGCCTTCAGGCCGAGTTGGCCGGCAATTATATCCAGTTGCGCAAACTCGACGCCCAGCTTGACCTGCTGGCCCAGACCAGGACCGCCTATGCCGCAGCGGTGGATCTGACCACCAAGCGCTTTGTCGGCGGCGCGGCCAATGAGGCCGATGTGACGCGCGCGCGCACCCAGTTCAAATCGGTGCAATCCGAAATGGCCCAGCGCACGGCTGACCGCGCGCTGCTCGAACATGCCATTGCCGCGCTGGTGGGCGAGCAGCCGTCGCTCTTTTCCATCGCGCCGGTGGCCATCATGCCCGCACCGCCAAAAGTGCCTGTTTCGGCGCCCTCGCTCTTGCTGCAGCGGCGCCCCGATGTGGCGGCGGCCGAGCGGCGCGTGGCGGCGGCCAATGCCAAAATCGGCGTGGCGCGGGCGGCCTTCTTTCCTCAGGTCACGCTGGGTGCGTCCGGCGGGTTCGAAACCACCGCCGCCTCGTTGCTCAGCGCGGGCAGCAGCGTCTGGGCGCTTGGGCCTGCGATGGCGGCCATGCCGATCTTTGACGGCGGGCGCCGCCGCGCGGGCGTCGCCTATGCCCGCGCCCAATTCGCCGAAGCCTCGGCCAATTACCGGCAGGCCACGCTCAACGCCTTTCGCGAGGTTGAGGATCAAATGGCGCTGGTCAACCGTCTGGCCGAAGCCTCGTCCGAGCAGAGCGAGGCGGTTGTCGCCGCCGCGCGCACCAATCAATTGGCCAACATCCAATATCGCGAAGGAGCCGTCGATTTCCTTCAGGTTGTGACCGCCCAGACCGCCGAACTGCAGGCCAGAGAGGATCAGCTTGCTCTGGAAAGCCGCCGCCTGCTGGCCGCCATCGGCCTGATCCGCGCCATGGGCGGCGATTGGGTAACGAGGCCCTGA
- a CDS encoding phosphotransferase enzyme family protein codes for MSGDPHLAPGHLVHGMGTELEAPVWPAITLDEARVVLARFAQAGRVMTLHWHSPRPFSAATLIEAEGGWFILKRHHHALRSPDVLAQEHGFIAHLRAAGAPVPKVMAAAGKTAVAWGDWTYELHRLSPGLDLYRDRPSWTGFLAPDHAHAAGRALASLHLAAQDYAAPPRGTDPLIAGWTILPARDPMAAALAYVAARPGLAAFLEGRAWQEELVEVLGGVPPGLDALPRLWTHNDWHPSNLLWTEQGEVAAIFDFGLATQTCALHDLATAIERCAIPWLEMQECAPIAGDVAAALGLIRGYGAVRALSPSEIDMLLALLPLVHVEFALSEVDYFAGLLDDRAQAALAWDNYLMDHARWFASGAGQAFLADVRRGMAL; via the coding sequence ATGAGCGGCGACCCGCATCTTGCTCCCGGCCACCTTGTCCATGGCATGGGGACCGAATTGGAGGCCCCCGTCTGGCCCGCCATCACCTTGGATGAGGCCCGAGTGGTGCTGGCGCGCTTTGCGCAGGCGGGGCGGGTGATGACGCTGCACTGGCATTCGCCGCGCCCGTTTTCGGCGGCCACATTGATTGAGGCCGAGGGCGGGTGGTTTATCCTGAAACGCCATCATCATGCGCTGCGTTCGCCCGATGTTTTGGCGCAGGAGCATGGGTTTATTGCCCATCTGCGCGCCGCCGGGGCGCCTGTGCCCAAAGTTATGGCGGCGGCGGGCAAGACCGCCGTTGCGTGGGGCGATTGGACCTATGAACTGCATCGCCTCTCGCCCGGCCTCGATCTCTATCGCGATCGGCCCTCGTGGACGGGTTTCCTTGCGCCCGACCATGCCCATGCGGCAGGGCGCGCTCTGGCGAGCCTCCATCTTGCCGCGCAGGACTATGCCGCCCCGCCGCGCGGGACTGATCCGCTGATTGCGGGTTGGACCATCCTGCCTGCGCGCGATCCCATGGCGGCGGCGCTGGCCTATGTGGCCGCGCGGCCCGGGCTGGCGGCGTTTCTGGAGGGGCGGGCGTGGCAGGAGGAACTGGTCGAAGTGTTGGGTGGCGTGCCGCCGGGTCTGGATGCATTGCCACGGCTTTGGACCCACAATGACTGGCACCCGTCGAACCTGCTCTGGACGGAGCAAGGCGAGGTGGCGGCGATCTTCGATTTCGGCCTGGCAACGCAAACCTGCGCGCTCCACGATCTGGCCACCGCGATTGAACGCTGCGCGATCCCTTGGCTGGAGATGCAGGAGTGCGCGCCCATCGCGGGCGATGTGGCCGCGGCGCTGGGGCTGATCCGGGGCTATGGCGCGGTGCGGGCGTTGAGCCCATCCGAAATCGACATGCTGCTGGCCCTGCTGCCGCTGGTCCATGTTGAATTTGCCCTGTCCGAGGTCGATTACTTTGCCGGGCTGCTGGATGATCGGGCGCAGGCGGCGCTGGCGTGGGACAACTATCTGATGGATCATGCGCGCTGGTTTGCTTCGGGCGCGGGGCAGGCGTTTCTGGCGGATGTGCGGCGGGGAATGGCGCTCTGA
- a CDS encoding magnesium transporter CorA family protein, with translation MSEAVEGIGGVWIDLCEPDEAECREVEERYGITVPTLEALQEIESSSRLRVHEGVLNMSAPLMAPSQGERWVMAPAGFILTRDVLVTIHFSRIKAFDSVAEALKSRAEASPAGVLVRVLEELVDRAADQLEHASEMIASVSRTVFYTDLDSRGLSRETAILRHSIIKLGRAYDRASRVRYMFLSIGRMASFVADRCKEHLDEGLAARLQSVIHDIASLDEFETSISARTQFLQDAANSLISIEQNDVVKVLTVASVVGIPPVLIVGIYGMNFKNMPELSWTWGYPMALALCLVTTLIPYLWFKWRKWL, from the coding sequence ATGAGCGAAGCGGTTGAAGGCATTGGCGGGGTATGGATCGATCTTTGCGAACCCGACGAGGCCGAATGCCGCGAGGTCGAAGAACGCTATGGCATCACCGTCCCCACCTTGGAGGCGTTGCAGGAGATCGAGAGTTCGAGCCGATTGCGCGTCCATGAGGGTGTCCTGAACATGAGCGCCCCCCTGATGGCCCCGTCGCAGGGGGAGCGCTGGGTCATGGCACCGGCGGGTTTCATCCTGACCAGGGATGTGCTGGTGACCATCCATTTTTCGCGCATCAAGGCGTTTGACAGCGTGGCCGAGGCGCTGAAATCGCGCGCCGAGGCCAGCCCGGCGGGGGTTCTTGTGCGCGTGCTGGAGGAATTGGTGGACCGCGCCGCCGATCAGCTTGAGCATGCTTCCGAAATGATCGCCTCGGTCTCGCGCACGGTGTTTTACACAGACCTTGATTCGCGCGGGCTCAGCCGGGAAACGGCGATCCTGCGTCATTCGATCATAAAGCTGGGGCGGGCCTATGACCGCGCCTCGCGGGTGCGCTATATGTTTCTCAGCATCGGGCGGATGGCCTCGTTTGTGGCCGATCGTTGCAAGGAGCATCTCGATGAAGGCCTTGCAGCCCGCCTCCAGTCAGTCATTCACGACATTGCCTCGCTTGACGAATTCGAGACCAGCATCTCTGCCCGCACCCAGTTTTTGCAGGACGCGGCCAACAGTCTGATCAGCATCGAGCAGAACGATGTGGTCAAGGTTCTGACGGTGGCCTCGGTGGTGGGCATCCCGCCGGTGCTGATCGTCGGGATTTATGGCATGAATTTTAAAAATATGCCTGAATTGTCATGGACCTGGGGCTATCCGATGGCCTTGGCCCTGTGTCTGGTGACGACGCTTATCCCGTATCTCTGGTTCAAATGGCGCAAATGGTTATAG
- a CDS encoding efflux RND transporter periplasmic adaptor subunit translates to MSDFASSAPSFRKPLLAGAAVFALILAAGTAYRLQQRSGLHDQAEAAAIPSVDVIHPGGEASNTLVLPGRLQAWFQAPVYARTNGYLRRWYVDIGQPVRAGQVLAEIDTPDVDQQLSAARAALATANAQRNLAQTTSNRWDRLVAQNAVSQQDADERRGNFAAREAMRNEASANVQRLQTVSGFKRIVAPFDGIVTSRSTDIGALIVAGTSTTQPLFTVSDVTRLRIYVSLPQAYVARLREGTTAEFTVPDQPGRTFRAQLARSSGSVDPESGAMLVQLVYDNHAGLLKPGSYAQVTFDFGKGQPSAAGAVRIPVSALLFRREGSAVALVDAQGQVRIKPVSITTDFGNELEVIGLQASDQVIDNPADDIRTGDRVKPTLQRNQPHA, encoded by the coding sequence ATGTCTGATTTCGCGTCCAGCGCCCCTTCCTTCCGCAAGCCGCTGCTGGCCGGGGCCGCCGTCTTTGCGCTGATTTTGGCGGCGGGCACGGCCTATCGCCTGCAACAGCGCTCGGGCCTTCATGATCAGGCCGAGGCCGCCGCAATCCCCTCGGTCGATGTCATCCATCCGGGCGGCGAGGCCAGCAATACGCTGGTCCTGCCCGGAAGGCTTCAGGCGTGGTTTCAGGCGCCGGTCTATGCCCGCACCAACGGCTATCTGCGCCGCTGGTATGTCGATATCGGGCAACCCGTGCGCGCAGGACAGGTTTTGGCCGAGATCGACACGCCCGATGTCGATCAACAGCTTTCGGCCGCCCGCGCCGCGCTGGCCACCGCCAATGCCCAGCGCAATCTGGCCCAGACCACCTCGAACCGCTGGGACCGGCTGGTCGCGCAAAATGCCGTGTCGCAGCAGGATGCCGACGAAAGGCGCGGCAATTTCGCCGCCCGCGAGGCGATGCGCAACGAGGCCAGCGCCAATGTTCAGCGGTTGCAGACGGTGTCGGGTTTCAAGCGGATCGTCGCGCCCTTTGACGGCATCGTCACCAGCCGCTCGACCGACATTGGCGCGCTGATCGTGGCGGGCACATCGACCACGCAACCCTTGTTCACCGTGTCGGACGTCACGCGCCTGCGCATCTATGTCAGCCTTCCGCAGGCCTATGTCGCCCGCCTGCGCGAGGGAACCACGGCGGAATTCACCGTTCCCGATCAGCCCGGCAGGACATTCCGCGCGCAACTGGCGCGCTCGTCCGGCTCGGTCGATCCGGAATCCGGCGCGATGCTGGTTCAGCTTGTCTATGACAATCATGCGGGCCTGCTCAAACCCGGCTCCTATGCCCAGGTCACCTTCGATTTCGGCAAGGGCCAGCCTTCCGCCGCAGGCGCGGTGCGCATTCCGGTCAGCGCCTTACTGTTTCGCCGTGAAGGCTCGGCGGTCGCGCTGGTCGATGCGCAGGGGCAGGTGAGGATCAAACCCGTCTCCATCACCACGGATTTCGGCAATGAGCTGGAGGTGATCGGCCTGCAGGCAAGCGATCAGGTGATCGACAATCCCGCCGATGACATCCGCACCGGCGACCGGGTCAAGCCCACGCTGCAGCGGAACCAGCCCCATGCGTAA